The Diospyros lotus cultivar Yz01 chromosome 15, ASM1463336v1, whole genome shotgun sequence genome has a window encoding:
- the LOC127791570 gene encoding uncharacterized protein LOC127791570: MAANENNGNENRNNGNNANRSIRELAALDVHYQPLCIQYPQLEANFKLKSGLIHLLPKFHGLAAAKDWLYYLPPAAITNWDGLRRIFLEKFFPASRTAAIRKDICGIRQIDGESLHEYWERFKKLYLVDAASGGALVEKTPAVTRDLISKMAQNAQQFGTRLNTPMKTVNEVGFAAPMDQRRIENRLEELTSMDNTESCNGIFPGRPFQHQPQQSRYDPYAPTYNPGWRDHPNFRYGGASTQPFQQRFNAPGQSNVTPMKQQAQTLPKTESSLNDIVQQLAANTLKFQQRTDTTIQNLETQIGQLATNINELRSQGSGQLPSQSISNQKGNVSAIMLHSGKEVNAPEKAQEETG, translated from the exons ATGGCCGCCAATGAAAACAATGGCAATGAGAATAGGAATAATGGGAATAATGCTAACAGGAGTATTAGAGAATTGGCTGCCCTTGATGTGCATTATCAACCTTTGTGTATTCAGTATCCTCAATTGGAGGCAAACTTTAAACTGAAATCTGGATTGATACATTTGCTTCctaagtttcatggtcttgcag CTGCCAAAGACTGGCTGTACTACTTGCCACCTGCTGCCATTACCAATTGGGATGGCCTGAGGAGAATATTTCTGGAGAAGTTCTTCCCTGCTTCCAGAACAGCAGCCATCCGGAAGGACATTTGTGGCATCCGACAGATAGATGGAGAAAGCttgcatgagtattgggagagattcaagaagct gtacttaGTGGATGCTGCTTCTGGAGGAGCCTTAGTGGAAAAGACACCAGCTGTAACCCGGGACTTAATCTCAAAGATGGCTCAAAACGCACAACAATTTGGTACCAGGTTGAACACTCCCATGAAGACTGTCAATGAGGTTGGTTTTGCTGCACCTATGGACCAGAGGAGAATAGAAAATAGGCTGGAGGAACTCACTTCAATG GATAACACAGAATCATGCAATGGAATCTTCCCTGGAAGACCGTTTCAGCACCAGCCACAACAGAGTAGGTATGATCCCTATGCTCCCACCTACAATCCGGGCTGGAGAGACCATCCCAACTTCAGATATGGGGGTGCCTCAACTCAACCATTCCAACAGAGGTTCAATGCACCAGGTCAAAGTAATGTCACACCAATGAAGCAACAAGCACAGACATTACCCAAGACAGAATCGAGCTTGAATGACATAGTGCAGCAATTGGCTGCCAATACTCTCAAATTCCAACAACGGACTGACACCACCATACAGAATTTGGAGACACAGATTGGGCAGTTAGCAACTAACATAAATGagctaaggagtcaaggttcagGTCAGCTACCTTCACAGTCAATATCCAATCAAAAGGGAAATGTGAGTGCGATCATGCTGCATAGTGGTAAAGAAGTGAATGCTCCAGAGAAGGCACAAGAAGAAACTGGTTGA
- the LOC127791571 gene encoding uncharacterized protein LOC127791571 produces MDMKEAGSQRKLQLQELEELRLEAYDNSKIYKEKTKPAHDKLIAKKEFNVGNKVLLYNSRLKLMPVEIMDGSTTKKFTVNGQRLKHFYEGFTEHTVEELSLLDLPPT; encoded by the exons atGGACATGAAAGAAGCTGGTTCCCAGCGGAAGCTTCAATTGCAAGAActtgaggaattgaggttaGAGGCATATGATAACTCCAAGATCTACAAGGAAAAGACCAAACCTGCACACGACAAATTGATTGCCAAGAAGGAGTTCAACGTTGGCAATAAAGTCCTCCTCTATAATTCACGCCTAAAGCTGATGCCTG TTGAGATCATGGACGGGTCGACTACGAAGAAATTCACAGTTAATGGGCAGAGGCTTAAACATTTCTACGAGGGCTTTACAGAACACACAGTGGAGGAGCTATCTCTCTTGGACCTTCCTCCGACTTGA